A part of Propioniciclava coleopterorum genomic DNA contains:
- the rimM gene encoding ribosome maturation factor RimM (Essential for efficient processing of 16S rRNA): protein MTQTEDVLIGTIGRAHGLRGEVSVRVRTDEPELRFVAGEPVLIGGAPRVLDAVRWHSGTLLIRLAGVSDRTAAEALAGTDLWARVPADALPTEDDAYYDRQLIGLRVLDAAGAEVGAVADVLHLPSQDVLAVRTPAGERLVPFVTELVPVVDLERGLVQVAEVPGLLTDLEEA, encoded by the coding sequence ATGACCCAGACCGAGGACGTGCTGATCGGCACGATCGGACGCGCGCACGGCCTGCGAGGCGAGGTGAGCGTCCGCGTCCGCACCGACGAGCCGGAGCTCCGGTTCGTGGCGGGCGAGCCCGTGCTGATCGGGGGTGCGCCGCGCGTCCTGGACGCCGTGCGCTGGCACTCCGGGACGCTGCTGATCCGCCTGGCGGGCGTCAGCGACCGCACCGCCGCCGAGGCGCTGGCGGGCACCGACCTGTGGGCGCGCGTGCCGGCCGACGCGCTGCCGACCGAGGACGACGCCTACTACGACCGGCAGCTCATCGGACTGCGCGTCCTGGACGCCGCGGGCGCCGAGGTCGGCGCGGTCGCCGACGTGCTGCACCTGCCCTCCCAGGACGTCCTCGCCGTCCGGACGCCGGCGGGGGAGCGGCTCGTGCCGTTCGTGACCGAGCTCGTCCCCGTGGTCGACCTGGAGCGCGGCCTGGTGCAGGTCGCCGAGGTCCCCGGGTTGCTCACCGACCTCGAGGAGGCCTAG
- a CDS encoding RNA-binding protein: protein MLADALDHLVRGLVTNPDDVAVSDLDHRRVRTLEVRVNPEDIGKVIGRQGRTASALRTVIGALAGREQVRVDFVDVDRRPRRR from the coding sequence GTGCTCGCCGACGCGCTGGATCACCTCGTCCGTGGGTTGGTCACCAACCCCGACGACGTGGCCGTGTCCGACCTCGACCACCGTCGGGTCCGCACCCTCGAGGTGCGGGTCAACCCCGAGGACATCGGCAAGGTCATCGGGCGGCAGGGTCGCACCGCGAGCGCGCTGCGCACCGTGATCGGTGCGCTGGCGGGCCGCGAGCAGGTCCGCGTCGACTTCGTCGACGTCGACCGCCGTCCGCGCCGACGCTGA
- the rpsP gene encoding 30S ribosomal protein S16: MAVKIRLKRMGKIRNAQYRIVIMDSRAKRDGRAIEEIGIYQPKSEPSVIEIKSERAQYWLGVGAQPSETVVKLLTLSGDWQKFKGTDEPSGIKPQPEKGDKLAAFNKALAEADAEPASGAITSRKKKAEEAEAPEAEAGDDAAEEA, encoded by the coding sequence GTGGCCGTCAAGATTCGTCTCAAGCGGATGGGCAAGATCCGCAACGCGCAGTACCGCATCGTCATCATGGACTCCCGCGCCAAGCGCGATGGTCGCGCGATCGAGGAGATCGGCATCTACCAGCCGAAGTCCGAGCCGTCGGTGATCGAGATCAAGTCCGAGCGCGCTCAGTACTGGCTCGGCGTGGGCGCTCAGCCGTCCGAGACCGTCGTGAAGCTGCTGACCCTCTCGGGCGACTGGCAGAAGTTCAAGGGCACCGACGAGCCCTCGGGCATCAAGCCGCAGCCGGAGAAGGGCGACAAGCTCGCCGCCTTCAACAAGGCCCTGGCCGAGGCCGACGCGGAGCCCGCCTCCGGCGCCATCACCTCGCGCAAGAAGAAGGCCGAGGAGGCCGAGGCCCCCGAGGCCGAGGCCGGCGACGACGCGGCCGAAGAGGCCTGA
- a CDS encoding amidohydrolase family protein, whose product MTQPPLGALGEPLVAVTHSHGGGTHTHHVPAGADAHALPRLHLTGRLLPDAEPVELWIVEGRITFEPVAGAHTLATDAWLMPGLVDAHCHIGLDHHGAVDEATTERQALADRDAGTLLVRDAGSPADTRWIDAREDLPRIIRAGRHIARPRRYIRNYAEEVEPDDLVAEVRRQARRGDGWVKLVGDWIDRDAGDLRPLWPVDVAAAAIAAAHEEGARVTAHCFDERSVAELVEVGIDGIEHGTGLGEPTIALMAARGVALVPTLINIETFPDIADAAAEKFPVYAAHMRALHARRFDTITAALEAGVPIYAGTDAGGALAHGILPDEIDLLARVGGPEFALGAASWRARDWLGAAQVTEGAPADLLVLDADPRADLDELRRPRAIVLRGRVVTTGAPPPHTHG is encoded by the coding sequence ATGACGCAACCTCCCCTCGGCGCGCTGGGCGAGCCCCTGGTCGCCGTCACCCACAGCCACGGCGGCGGCACGCACACCCACCACGTGCCCGCGGGCGCCGACGCCCACGCGCTGCCCCGGCTGCACCTGACGGGGCGGCTGCTCCCCGACGCCGAACCGGTCGAGCTCTGGATCGTCGAGGGGCGGATCACCTTCGAGCCCGTCGCCGGGGCGCACACCCTGGCGACCGACGCCTGGCTGATGCCCGGCCTGGTGGACGCACACTGCCACATCGGCCTGGACCACCACGGGGCCGTCGACGAGGCCACCACCGAGCGGCAGGCGCTCGCCGACCGCGACGCCGGGACGCTGCTGGTCCGCGACGCCGGCTCCCCGGCCGACACGCGCTGGATCGACGCGCGCGAGGATCTGCCCCGCATCATCCGCGCGGGCCGCCACATCGCCCGTCCGCGGCGCTACATCCGCAACTACGCCGAGGAGGTCGAGCCCGACGACCTCGTCGCCGAGGTCCGGCGTCAGGCTCGCCGCGGCGACGGCTGGGTCAAGCTGGTGGGGGACTGGATCGACCGGGACGCGGGCGACCTGCGCCCGCTGTGGCCCGTCGACGTCGCGGCCGCTGCGATCGCCGCCGCCCACGAAGAGGGCGCCCGGGTGACGGCGCACTGCTTCGACGAGCGGTCGGTCGCCGAACTGGTCGAGGTCGGGATCGACGGGATCGAGCACGGCACCGGGCTGGGCGAGCCGACCATCGCGCTGATGGCCGCCCGCGGGGTGGCGCTCGTGCCCACCCTGATCAACATCGAGACCTTCCCCGACATCGCCGACGCCGCGGCGGAGAAGTTCCCGGTCTACGCCGCCCACATGCGCGCGCTGCACGCCCGCCGCTTCGACACGATCACCGCGGCGCTCGAGGCGGGGGTCCCGATCTACGCGGGCACCGACGCGGGCGGAGCGCTGGCGCACGGCATCCTGCCCGACGAGATCGACCTGCTCGCCCGCGTCGGCGGCCCCGAGTTCGCGCTCGGGGCGGCGTCCTGGCGGGCGCGGGACTGGTTGGGCGCCGCGCAGGTCACCGAGGGTGCCCCGGCGGACCTGCTGGTCCTGGACGCCGACCCGCGCGCCGACCTGGACGAACTGCGGCGTCCGCGGGCGATCGTGCTGCGCGGCCGGGTCGTCACGACCGGCGCCCCACCGCCGCACACGCACGGGTGA